A region of the Zymomonas mobilis subsp. mobilis ATCC 10988 genome:
GTGCCGGTGAATTCTTCTTCTTTCCAGCTACCATCCTGCTCTTGGCGATCAATCAGATAATGGCATCCCTTGGCAATGGCTTCATAATCTTCGGGACGATTGGCCGCGATCAACCCCATCAAAGCCCAAGCGGTCTGGGACGGCGTAGTTGGGCCCTTCCCAATGGAATCAATCTCCATATAGGAAGAGCAGCTTTCGCCCCAACCGCCGTCTTCCTGCTGATGTGCGACCAGCCAATCGCAAGCCTTCGTGATGTAAGGCTGGGTCATATCTTCACCGATCGCCGCCAAAGCAGGCAGAACCGCACCGGTGCCATAGATATAATTAACGCCCCAACGACCAAACCACGCGCCTTCGGCTTCCTGTTCGGAACGGACATAGTCGATCGCTTTTTGGATGACCGGCATATCGCGGGACAGTCCCAAGGTGCCAAAGGCCTCTAAAACATGCGCCGTTACATCGACTGAAGGCGGATCAATAGATTCTCCGAAATCACAAAAAGGAATTTTGGAAAGGATACTTCTGTTATTATCCTTATCAAAGGCTCCCCAACCGCCACATTCGCTTTGCATGGCGATCAACCAATTAACCCCACGGGTAATGGCATCCTCAACGCCTTTCTTTTGCCACTCTTCCTTATCACGATAAGAGGAAAGGGCGATCAAAGCGACGGCGGTATCATCGGTATCGGGATAGCGATCATTGGCATATTCAAATGCCCATCCACCGGGTTCAACATCAGGTAGTTTGATTGACCAATCGCCTTTGACTTTGACCTGTCGAGCCAAAAGCCAATCGGCGGCCTTATCCATTTCCGGCGTAAAACGATCCTCGGCCTTGGCGTCTTTTAACGCCATCAAGGCCAACATTGTATCCCATACCGGACTATTGGTGGCCTGTATCCAAGAAGACTCGCCTCTGTCATGTCGCCAACCGGGATCATCCAAAGCCGACAAAGCCTTGGCCATCACCGGATGATAAAGCTGATAGCCTTCACCATGTAACGCCATCAAACCATAGACCCAAGGCGGCTGAATTCCACCCCAACCGCCATCGGCATCCTGATGCCGGATAATCCATTCCAAAACGTGACGGATAGCGGCTTCACGCAAGCTATTGCGCTTTAACAGATTGGACTGAACCCAATGTAATCCACGGTCAGTGGTTCGGAAAAATTGCGACCAAAGATTGATGCCTTCTTTTTTCGGCAATTCATAATCAAAGCGAGCGCGGCCTTCTGGAAACAGTTCATCCAAGCGGTCTTGGGGGCGCAGCGGGCGGCTTGGTCGTCTCGCGGACAGAATAGCAATCGGCACCATGGTTGCCCGCGCCCATTGGGCAAAATTATAAATCGAAAAGACAAAATTATCAGGGAACCAGATAATTTCAGGGGGAAGGTTAGGGGTCTTTTCCCAAGGCCATTCCCCGATCAACGCCAGCCAATAACGGGTAAAGACACGGATATTTTTTAATCCGCCTTTTTCTGCAATCCATGTTGCCGCTTTTTTCAAAACAGGATTGTCGGCAGAATACCCCAAAGACCGCAAAGCCGCATAGGCTTCAACCGTGGCATTGATATCGCCATTTCCAGCGCCAAAATAGACCCCCCAAGAGCCATCTTCCCGCTGCATTTCCAAAAGAGCATTGCCCAATCTTGGACGAAGCGGATGATCTTCCAGACCCAAAAACCACAAGGCCAGACACCATTCTGCTTCCATCGAAGCATTGGATTCCACGGCACCGACCCAATGACCATCGGGCTTTTGTTGTCCGATCAACCAGTCACAGGCTGAAACAAGGGTATTATTCAGACTATTCCCCATAGTCTTGAATATCGTTTTGTCGACTTTTGCCGTCGGTTCAGGCCGCCGATTCGGTCTTCTCAGGGTATCCGTTCCGATTATGGTATCGGAAGCCGGTTTATACGAGGTTTTTTCAGCCCCGAAAATCTTCTTCATTAACAAGCGACTTAAGCTATTCATTCTGTCAATACCCATACGAAACAGACAAATTTATTTGAATGATGCACGGCCAGCTTGCGCTGACGGCACCAGTTTTTTGATATCGTCGAACACCGTCGCCCATTCGCTTTCCGACATTTTGATAAAGCCGAGGCTTCTTAGAAAAAAAGCGCCCTCGGCCGCAAAAAGCATGGTGCGGATATGCCTTGCCTCTTCGGATTGTCCCAAATTTTTCTCCATCCATCTGGCATACCATGCCTGTATTTTCTTCAGATGATTGGGCGATTGCAGTAACGTCACCAACATGCCTACCATGCGGGCGCTGGTGGCATCATCAATCTGGCTGGATGCCTGCACATAAGCACGGGCTTCTCCGGCGGGACTATCATCCGATTGGCTATATTCCTTTACTTCACAATCAAAAGCAGCAAACCAGCGGTCAATCAAAGCCGTAATCAAATCGTCTTTGCTACCGAAACAATATTGTAATCCGCCCTTGGTAATGCCCGCCTCTTTGGCCACTGCTTCGAGAGTCATTGCGGTTGCGCCTGCTCTTTGAACCAGTTGTTCCGCAGACTTCAAGACCCTTTCCCTGTCAATGGTTCTGGGGCGTGCCATAAATACCTCATTATTTCATTCCATCCGGCTGGAATTAAACTAGAAATTTTTTACTTTCAAGCTATATCTAAGAAGGATATCGCGAGACAGGAAAGGACAAGGCTCTTTAACTTCGATATTCCAAGAGCCGGAATATGGGGACAAGTTTGGCGGAAAGAGACAGAAAAAGCACTTCCGAACGATTCCACGGACGGGTATCAGGGCAGGATCGCCTTTGCGAGCATCCCGGCTGCACCAAGCTCGGCGAGTTTAAAGCGCCTCGTCAAGCGGGCGAAACACCCCCCGAAGGGGGCGATAGCCGCTGGCATTGGTTTTGCCTCGAACATGTGCGCGCCTTTAATAATAGCTATAATTATTTTGAAGGCATGTCCGAGGAAGAAATCTATCACGAACAGCGTCCCTATAGTGGTTGGGAAACAGAAAGCCGTGCCTTCGCCACCAATGGCAGCACCCCCCCGCCACGCTGGGCTGATTTCAAAGACCCCCTTGATGCGGTGGCTGCCCGCTTTAAACGATCAGGCGATAAAGGTTTTTTTCATCGCCAAAGCGGAAAGCGTGTTTCCCCTTCTGATGAAAAGGCCTTAAAAACGCTAGGACTTGAAGCCGGAGCCGATCGGGGTAAACTTCGTAAAAGATATGCCGAATTACTGCGGCGCTATCATCCTGACCGCAATGGAGGCAACCGCTCTTATGAGAAGGCATTACAGGATGTTATCGCCGCTTATACGCATTTGAAATCCTCTGCTGTTTTTGCCTAATATCACAAGTTATTCTCAAGGAAAGATCATGGCTGAGTTCGACAATTTTCAATCTGACAGTGAAACGGTTCTCGACGCGCCGGATATCAAGGTAAAGGTAAGGGATGTCTTCGGCATTGATTCCGATATGGAAGTCCCTGCTTTTTCGATTGCCGATGAACGGGTGCCGGATCTTGATCCAGCTTATATCTTCGACAAAGAAACGACCCTCGCGATTTTGGCAGGCTTTGCCTATAATCGGCGGGTAATGGTGCAGGGCTATCACGGCACCGGTAAATCTTCTCATATCGAACAGATCGCTGCACGGCTGAAATGGCCGACCATGCGCGTCAATCTCGATGCCCATATCAGCCGTATCGACTTAATCGGCCGCGATGCAATCGTGCTGCGCGATGGTCAGCAGATCACCGAATTTCAAGAAGGCATCCTGCCTTGGGCTTTGCAAACGCCAACAGCCTTGGTGTTTGACGAATATGATGCCGGTCGTCCTGATGTGATGTTCGTGATCCAACGCGTTTTGGAAACCAGTGGCAAGCTGACTTTACTGGATCAAAATCGTGTTATCCGCCCCAATCCTTATTTCCGTTTGTTCGCAACCGCGAATACCGTTGGCTTGGGCGATACCAGCGGCCTTTATCACGGCACGCAACAAATTAACCAAGGCCAAATGGATCGTTGGAATATCGTTACAAGGCTGAATTACCTCCCGTCTGAAACGGAAGAAAAGATCATCCTTGCCAAACGCCCCGACTATGACAGCGAAGAAGGTAAAAAGCTGATTGCCCGTATGGTCAACGTTGCAGACCTGACCCGCGCAGGCTTTATCAACGGCGATATCTCAACCGTGATGAGTCCTAGAACCGTTTTAAGCTGGGCTGAAAATGAATCCATTTTCAAAGACACGGCTTTTGCCTTCAAGGTTTCTTTCCTGAATCGTTGTGACGAATCCGAAAGACCGCTGGTGGCTGAATATTACCAACGTGTTTTTGGTCAGGATTTACCGCTGGACTAATATGTAATGAAAGAGCCGCGCACCATGGCTGACGATACCCAATTCGATAAATTCCGGCAGTATTTAAGCGGTGTTGCCCGTGCGATTGCGGATAAGCCTGGTCTGGATGTCCGTTTTACGACCCAAACGCCTTCAATGAAGGATAGTGTGATCTCGGTGCCGATGCCCGACAGATTGCTTTCGCCTGAAAATGTAGCTTTGGCGCGTGGGGTAACCGACGCTTTCGCCTTGAAAGCAAAATGGCATAATCCGCTGTTACATGCCGAAAAAAGACCGATAGATGCCCAAGCCAGCCATATCCTCGATGGGCTGGAACAAGCACGGGTAGAATCGCTTGGCGCGCAAGCGATGGATGGCGTGCGGCAAAATTTGAAAGTGGCCTTGGAATCCGAATTATCCAAGACCAATTTGTCGCAAATCAAAATTCGGGAAGAAGTGCCGTTAGACATCGCCCTGCCGCTGTTATTGCGGGAAAGAATGACCGGCGATGCCCCGCCAGAATCGGCTAAAAAAGCCTTGGAGCTCTTGCGCCCTTGGGTAGCAGAAAAGGCCGATCAAGCCTTGGATGCGTTGGCGCAATCGGCTTCCGATCAATCGAGTTTCACCTCTCAAGCCTTAAATCTGTTGCAAGATTTACAAATCATCTCGCTACAAGATCAGCCGGAAACCAAGCCCACGGATTCTGATGATGCCAATGGCGAAGATGAGGATGAAACACCGAAAGGGGCAGAAAGCAAACCCGATCAAGGCGATGAAGACAGCAGCAGCGAAGCCACCGAAATGAAGGGGCAGGGGCAACAAGCCGATGACTCGGAGGAAATAACCTCTTCTACCAGTCATGACGGTGAAGACGGTGAAGAACAAGAAAATGGCGGCGGCGATGACGAAGGTGAAGGATTATCTCCCGATGCCTCCGGCCAGAAAATGCTTTCACCTAATGCCTTTGATTATAAAATCTATACGACGCGCTATGACGAGGTCGTCGCTGCCCATGATCTCTGCGATGAAGAGGAATTGCGGCGGCTGCGTTCTTATCTCGATCAGCAGTTAAACGCCCTTCATGGCATGGTGACACGGCTGGCCAATCGCCTTCAACGCCGATTACAGGCGCAGCAAAACCGCCATTGGGACTTCGATCAGGAAGAAGGCCTGTTGGACTCCGCTCGTTTATCACGCGTGGTCGCCAATCCTTTGTTGCCTCTTAGCTATAAGATCGAAAGAGAGGCCAGCTTTAAAGATACAGTCGTTACCGTCCTGATCGACAATTCTGGTTCGATGCGCGGACGCCCTATTTCAATCGCCGCGATTTCTACGGATATTTTGGCTCGGACATTGGAACGTTGCGGGGTCAGAACCGAGATTCTCGGCTTTACAACGCGGGCATGGAAAGGCGGCAACAGCCGCGAAGATTGGATGAATAATGGTCGTCCAGCAGCCCCGGGGCGCTTAAATGATCTAAGGCATATTATTTATAAAGAAGCAGACGAACCGTGGCGGCGAGCGAAAAATTCGCTTGGCCTGATGATGCGGGAAGGGTTGTTAAAAGAAAATATCGACGGCGAAGCCTTATTATGGGCGCATAATCGCCTTTTGGCACGGCAAGAAGATCGCCGTATCCTGATGGTGATTTCCGATGGTGCGCCGGTGGATGATTCCACACTTTCCGTCAACAGTAGCAGCTTTCTTGAAAAGCATCTTCGGAAAGTCATCGACTGGATTGAGAATAAATCACCGGTAGAATTGCTGGCGATTGGTATCGGCCATGATGTGACCCGCTATTATAAACGGGCTGTAACGCTGATGGATGCTGAGCAACTGGGCGGCGCTATTGTCGAACAACTGGCGGCGCTTTTTGACGATAAAAAATAGCCGGAAAATCATGATGGTTGCCACAAAAAAAAGCCCGATAAAATCGGGCTTTTTTATTATAAGAAAGGCCAATCCTAGAAAGGCACATCATCATCCAAATCATCGTCAAAAGGCGCATAATCAAAGCCGACGCTGCTTTTGCCCAATTCATTGTTAGACGATCCGGCATTACTACCGCCACCAAAACCGCCGCCGCCGTTGAAATCACCGCCGCCACTGCGACCATCCAACATCACAAGGCTGGCATTAAATCCTTGCAAAACAACTTCGGTTGAATAGCGATCCTGACCGGACTGATCCTGCCATTTACGGGTTTGCAGCTGGCCTTCAATGTAGACTTTGCTGCCTTTCCGCAAATATTGCTCGGCAACTTTCACCAAACCTTCACTGAAGATGGCGACAGAATGCCATTCGGTTTTTTCACGCCGTTCACCACTATTGCGATCACGCCATGTTTCAGAGGTCGCAATCTGTAAATTAGCCACTCTGTTACCATTGCTAAAGCTTCTTATTTCGGGGTCACGCCCCAAATTACCCAGCAAAATAACTTTGTTGACACTGCCTGCCATAAAATTCCCTCGACACTATTCGTTGTTCTTTCCATAGCCGTTTTTTTCGGTTTTTCCAAAGGCTTTCCTGAAAAGCCCTCGGCAAAAACACATTTTAAAGCCCAAACATTCGGGCAACATGGAAAACGATTGTCGAAGCAACATAGGCAAGGGTGAACAGATAACCCAAGGTGAATAACGGCCATTTCCAACCATTGGTTTCACGACGGATCACAGCGATAGTGGACAGACATTGCGGCGCAAAAACAAACCACGCCAGAAAAGCCAGGGCTTGCGATAATGGCCAGGCTTTTCTAAGCGTTTCGATCAGGGATTCTTGCGTTTTTTCTTCATCGCTACTGTCAATTGAATAGACTGTTGCCAAGGCGCTAACCGCGACTTCACGCGCCGCCATAGCGGGAATAACGGCCATGGTCATCGCATGATTAAAACCGGCAGGCTTCATGATTGGGTCAAGGGCTGCCGCCACCCGTCCGGCAATAGAATATTCACTTTGCGGCACGCCTTCCGGCGCACGCGGAAAGGCCAAAACAGCCCATAAAGCGACCGATACCGTCAAAATGATCGTGCCAGCGCGCTTTAAAAAGATCATCGCTCTTTGCCATAATCCTAACATAATATCGCGCAAGATCGGCATTTGGTAACGCGGCATTTCGATCAGAAACAGGCCGGATTTGCCTTTAGCGAGGGTATAGCGGAAAATCAAAGCCACCAGCATAGCGGCAACAATACCCGCAACATACAGCAAGAACATTACCAAGCCTTGCAAGCCAATCTTCAAACCGATTTCCTTATCAGGCACAAAAGCACCAATAAGAACACTATAGACAGGAAGACGCGCAGAGCAGGTCATCAAAGGCGCGATCAAAATCGTCGTTAAACGGCTTTTCGGGTCTTCGATCGAACGGGTCGCCATAATGCCGGGAATGGCACAGGCAAAAGAGGATAACAGCGGAATAAAGGCACGGCCAGTCAAGCCCACTTTTGCCATCAATCTGTCCATCAAGAAGGCTGCCCGCACCATATAGCCGGAACCTTCCAAAAGCAGGATAAACAAAAACAGGATTAAAATCTGGGGCAAAAAGACCAGAACGGAGCCGACACCGGCAATCACCCCATCGACAATCAAGGAACGGATCAGACCTTCTGGCAGTAACGGCCTGATATAGGCCTCAAAAGCCGTGAATCCGTCTTCAATCCAACCAATCGGGGTTTGCGACCAAGCAAAAACCGCCTGAAACATAAAAAACATCAGGCCAGCCAGAATGATCGGGCCCAAAATTGGATGCAAAACAATATCATCGATTTTCTGCGTCCAACCCTTGGGCTTGTGAACGACCTTGGTGACTTCCTTGGTCAGACGTTGGGCTTCCGGTTGGTAAGAAGAAATATCTTTTAAAACCGGCGCTCCACTCGCGGCCAAGACGGCGGCGGCTTCGCTCTTGTCGGAAGGTTGTTCGGCCATCTGATCGACCAGATGGGCAACTTCCTGTTTGACTTCTTCAATACCGCGCCGTCTGACCGCTACCGTTGGGATAACCTTGGCGCCCAGCTTTTCAGACAACAGATTGATATCAATCTTCAAACCATCACGCTCGGCCATATCGACCATGTTCAGCGCGAAAACAGTTGGAATCTTCAAGCTCAATAGCTGCAAGGCAAAACGCAAATGAAGCCCAAGATTGGTTGCATCCAAAACGACAAGCAAGATATCCGGTATTTTTTCATTCGGCATCTGGCCGAATAAAACATCACGGGTCACCCGTTCATCGGCACTTCCGGGATCAAGACTATAGGTGCCGGGCAAATCGACCACTTCAACAGGGCGACCATCCGGCAAAGCCATGTGGCCATATTTTCGTTCAACCGTCACCCCGGGATAATTGCCGACCTTCTGATGCGCGCCGGTCAAGGCGTTGAATAAGGCAGATTTCCCCGTATTCGGATTGCCAACCATGGCAATCAAAGGGTTGTGGTTGTCAATAGAGGGGGGCGAATTATCTTCGCAATGTCCGTTCATGGAAGTCAGGCCTGTCCTACAGTTGATCGGGAAGAG
Encoded here:
- a CDS encoding TetR/AcrR family transcriptional regulator, encoding MARPRTIDRERVLKSAEQLVQRAGATAMTLEAVAKEAGITKGGLQYCFGSKDDLITALIDRWFAAFDCEVKEYSQSDDSPAGEARAYVQASSQIDDATSARMVGMLVTLLQSPNHLKKIQAWYARWMEKNLGQSEEARHIRTMLFAAEGAFFLRSLGFIKMSESEWATVFDDIKKLVPSAQAGRASFK
- the shc gene encoding squalene--hopene cyclase; the protein is MNSLSRLLMKKIFGAEKTSYKPASDTIIGTDTLRRPNRRPEPTAKVDKTIFKTMGNSLNNTLVSACDWLIGQQKPDGHWVGAVESNASMEAEWCLALWFLGLEDHPLRPRLGNALLEMQREDGSWGVYFGAGNGDINATVEAYAALRSLGYSADNPVLKKAATWIAEKGGLKNIRVFTRYWLALIGEWPWEKTPNLPPEIIWFPDNFVFSIYNFAQWARATMVPIAILSARRPSRPLRPQDRLDELFPEGRARFDYELPKKEGINLWSQFFRTTDRGLHWVQSNLLKRNSLREAAIRHVLEWIIRHQDADGGWGGIQPPWVYGLMALHGEGYQLYHPVMAKALSALDDPGWRHDRGESSWIQATNSPVWDTMLALMALKDAKAEDRFTPEMDKAADWLLARQVKVKGDWSIKLPDVEPGGWAFEYANDRYPDTDDTAVALIALSSYRDKEEWQKKGVEDAITRGVNWLIAMQSECGGWGAFDKDNNRSILSKIPFCDFGESIDPPSVDVTAHVLEAFGTLGLSRDMPVIQKAIDYVRSEQEAEGAWFGRWGVNYIYGTGAVLPALAAIGEDMTQPYITKACDWLVAHQQEDGGWGESCSSYMEIDSIGKGPTTPSQTAWALMGLIAANRPEDYEAIAKGCHYLIDRQEQDGSWKEEEFTGTGFPGYGVGQTIKLDDPALSKRLLQGAELSRAFMLRYDFYRQFFPIMALSRAERLIDLNN
- the feoB gene encoding ferrous iron transport protein B; the protein is MNGHCEDNSPPSIDNHNPLIAMVGNPNTGKSALFNALTGAHQKVGNYPGVTVERKYGHMALPDGRPVEVVDLPGTYSLDPGSADERVTRDVLFGQMPNEKIPDILLVVLDATNLGLHLRFALQLLSLKIPTVFALNMVDMAERDGLKIDINLLSEKLGAKVIPTVAVRRRGIEEVKQEVAHLVDQMAEQPSDKSEAAAVLAASGAPVLKDISSYQPEAQRLTKEVTKVVHKPKGWTQKIDDIVLHPILGPIILAGLMFFMFQAVFAWSQTPIGWIEDGFTAFEAYIRPLLPEGLIRSLIVDGVIAGVGSVLVFLPQILILFLFILLLEGSGYMVRAAFLMDRLMAKVGLTGRAFIPLLSSFACAIPGIMATRSIEDPKSRLTTILIAPLMTCSARLPVYSVLIGAFVPDKEIGLKIGLQGLVMFLLYVAGIVAAMLVALIFRYTLAKGKSGLFLIEMPRYQMPILRDIMLGLWQRAMIFLKRAGTIILTVSVALWAVLAFPRAPEGVPQSEYSIAGRVAAALDPIMKPAGFNHAMTMAVIPAMAAREVAVSALATVYSIDSSDEEKTQESLIETLRKAWPLSQALAFLAWFVFAPQCLSTIAVIRRETNGWKWPLFTLGYLFTLAYVASTIVFHVARMFGL
- a CDS encoding J domain-containing protein; translated protein: MGTSLAERDRKSTSERFHGRVSGQDRLCEHPGCTKLGEFKAPRQAGETPPEGGDSRWHWFCLEHVRAFNNSYNYFEGMSEEEIYHEQRPYSGWETESRAFATNGSTPPPRWADFKDPLDAVAARFKRSGDKGFFHRQSGKRVSPSDEKALKTLGLEAGADRGKLRKRYAELLRRYHPDRNGGNRSYEKALQDVIAAYTHLKSSAVFA
- a CDS encoding single-stranded DNA-binding protein, yielding MAGSVNKVILLGNLGRDPEIRSFSNGNRVANLQIATSETWRDRNSGERREKTEWHSVAIFSEGLVKVAEQYLRKGSKVYIEGQLQTRKWQDQSGQDRYSTEVVLQGFNASLVMLDGRSGGGDFNGGGGFGGGSNAGSSNNELGKSSVGFDYAPFDDDLDDDVPF
- the cobT gene encoding cobaltochelatase subunit CobT codes for the protein MADDTQFDKFRQYLSGVARAIADKPGLDVRFTTQTPSMKDSVISVPMPDRLLSPENVALARGVTDAFALKAKWHNPLLHAEKRPIDAQASHILDGLEQARVESLGAQAMDGVRQNLKVALESELSKTNLSQIKIREEVPLDIALPLLLRERMTGDAPPESAKKALELLRPWVAEKADQALDALAQSASDQSSFTSQALNLLQDLQIISLQDQPETKPTDSDDANGEDEDETPKGAESKPDQGDEDSSSEATEMKGQGQQADDSEEITSSTSHDGEDGEEQENGGGDDEGEGLSPDASGQKMLSPNAFDYKIYTTRYDEVVAAHDLCDEEELRRLRSYLDQQLNALHGMVTRLANRLQRRLQAQQNRHWDFDQEEGLLDSARLSRVVANPLLPLSYKIEREASFKDTVVTVLIDNSGSMRGRPISIAAISTDILARTLERCGVRTEILGFTTRAWKGGNSREDWMNNGRPAAPGRLNDLRHIIYKEADEPWRRAKNSLGLMMREGLLKENIDGEALLWAHNRLLARQEDRRILMVISDGAPVDDSTLSVNSSSFLEKHLRKVIDWIENKSPVELLAIGIGHDVTRYYKRAVTLMDAEQLGGAIVEQLAALFDDKK
- the cobS gene encoding cobaltochelatase subunit CobS produces the protein MAEFDNFQSDSETVLDAPDIKVKVRDVFGIDSDMEVPAFSIADERVPDLDPAYIFDKETTLAILAGFAYNRRVMVQGYHGTGKSSHIEQIAARLKWPTMRVNLDAHISRIDLIGRDAIVLRDGQQITEFQEGILPWALQTPTALVFDEYDAGRPDVMFVIQRVLETSGKLTLLDQNRVIRPNPYFRLFATANTVGLGDTSGLYHGTQQINQGQMDRWNIVTRLNYLPSETEEKIILAKRPDYDSEEGKKLIARMVNVADLTRAGFINGDISTVMSPRTVLSWAENESIFKDTAFAFKVSFLNRCDESERPLVAEYYQRVFGQDLPLD